In Oncorhynchus tshawytscha isolate Ot180627B linkage group LG06, Otsh_v2.0, whole genome shotgun sequence, the following are encoded in one genomic region:
- the LOC112252231 gene encoding basigin isoform X3: MEVYNQTSAVLSCKLTDPPSTVKGHYWMRNGKVIESSKHNLPTLYTEHTLAKIDSHSGGLYECVFLSEPEVKTTIEVKTAPLVSAYKRSEHGNEKDKGVLVCVSYGYPLPTDWKWYKLEGEDKTAITNGTDRYEIKSTPNRTTLTIDNLDIAMDIGDYICDGTSEFGSTSNKVHLRVRSRLAALWPFLGIVAEVIILVSIIFIYEKTRKPDEINDDDDSGSAPLKSNANTDHKNKDVRQRNSN; encoded by the exons ATGGAGGTATACAACCAGACCTCTGCTGTCCTCTCATGCAAACTGACCGACCCCCCGTCCACAGTCAAAGGCCACTACTGGATGAGGAACGGCAAAGTGATCGAGTCATCCAAGCATAACTTGCCAACTCTCTACACCGAGCACAC CTTGGCTAAAATCGATTCCCATTCCGGTGGATTGTATGAGTGCGTCTTCCTTTCTGAGCCCGAGGTGAAAACAACCATTGAAGTCAAAA CTGCTCCACTTGTCTCTGCCTACAAACGCTCTGAGCATGGTAACGAGAAGGACAAgggtgtgctggtgtgtgttagTTATGGATACCCACTGCCCACTGACTGGAAGTGGTACAAACTGGAGGGAGAAGATAAGACG GCCATCACCAACGGTACCGACAGGTATGAGATCAAGAGCACCCCCAACAGGACCACCCTGACCATTGACAACCTGGACATCGCCATGGACATAGGCGACTACATTTGCGACGGCACGAGCGAGTTCGGCTCGACCTCCAACAAGGTCCACCTGCGCGTCCGCAGCCGGCTGGCCGCCCTCTGGCCCTTCCTGGGCATAGTGGCTGAGGTCATCATCCTGGTCAGCATCATCTTCATCTATGAGAAGACGAGAAAGCCTGATGAGATCAACGACG ATGATGACTCAGGATCTGCTCCcct GAAGAGCAATGCTAACACAGACCACAAGAACAAGGACGTCAGGCAAAGGAACTCCAactga
- the LOC112252231 gene encoding basigin isoform X1 produces MKVLWGLSALLLCLNRANAQTEPVPDYLQESFVGVVEQNNRRTLYVHIYLDIPSNDWIRLFQPHLLLTDPLIEAEPMEVYNQTSAVLSCKLTDPPSTVKGHYWMRNGKVIESSKHNLPTLYTEHTLAKIDSHSGGLYECVFLSEPEVKTTIEVKTAPLVSAYKRSEHGNEKDKGVLVCVSYGYPLPTDWKWYKLEGEDKTAITNGTDRYEIKSTPNRTTLTIDNLDIAMDIGDYICDGTSEFGSTSNKVHLRVRSRLAALWPFLGIVAEVIILVSIIFIYEKTRKPDEINDDDDSGSAPLKSNANTDHKNKDVRQRNSN; encoded by the exons ATGAAAGTGCTGTGGGGTTTAAGTGCCCTCCTATTGTGCTTGAACCGAGCCAATGCCCAGACAG AACCTGTACCGGACTACCTTCAGGAGAGTTTTGTGGGCgtcgtagagcaaaacaaccgacgTACACTATATGTACACATTTATTTGGACATTCCTTCAAATgactggattcggctatttcagccacacctgttgctgacag ATCCCTTAATTGAAGCTGAACCTATGGAGGTATACAACCAGACCTCTGCTGTCCTCTCATGCAAACTGACCGACCCCCCGTCCACAGTCAAAGGCCACTACTGGATGAGGAACGGCAAAGTGATCGAGTCATCCAAGCATAACTTGCCAACTCTCTACACCGAGCACAC CTTGGCTAAAATCGATTCCCATTCCGGTGGATTGTATGAGTGCGTCTTCCTTTCTGAGCCCGAGGTGAAAACAACCATTGAAGTCAAAA CTGCTCCACTTGTCTCTGCCTACAAACGCTCTGAGCATGGTAACGAGAAGGACAAgggtgtgctggtgtgtgttagTTATGGATACCCACTGCCCACTGACTGGAAGTGGTACAAACTGGAGGGAGAAGATAAGACG GCCATCACCAACGGTACCGACAGGTATGAGATCAAGAGCACCCCCAACAGGACCACCCTGACCATTGACAACCTGGACATCGCCATGGACATAGGCGACTACATTTGCGACGGCACGAGCGAGTTCGGCTCGACCTCCAACAAGGTCCACCTGCGCGTCCGCAGCCGGCTGGCCGCCCTCTGGCCCTTCCTGGGCATAGTGGCTGAGGTCATCATCCTGGTCAGCATCATCTTCATCTATGAGAAGACGAGAAAGCCTGATGAGATCAACGACG ATGATGACTCAGGATCTGCTCCcct GAAGAGCAATGCTAACACAGACCACAAGAACAAGGACGTCAGGCAAAGGAACTCCAactga
- the LOC112252231 gene encoding basigin isoform X2 — protein sequence MKVLWGLSALLLCLNRANAQTDPLIEAEPMEVYNQTSAVLSCKLTDPPSTVKGHYWMRNGKVIESSKHNLPTLYTEHTLAKIDSHSGGLYECVFLSEPEVKTTIEVKTAPLVSAYKRSEHGNEKDKGVLVCVSYGYPLPTDWKWYKLEGEDKTAITNGTDRYEIKSTPNRTTLTIDNLDIAMDIGDYICDGTSEFGSTSNKVHLRVRSRLAALWPFLGIVAEVIILVSIIFIYEKTRKPDEINDDDDSGSAPLKSNANTDHKNKDVRQRNSN from the exons ATGAAAGTGCTGTGGGGTTTAAGTGCCCTCCTATTGTGCTTGAACCGAGCCAATGCCCAGACAG ATCCCTTAATTGAAGCTGAACCTATGGAGGTATACAACCAGACCTCTGCTGTCCTCTCATGCAAACTGACCGACCCCCCGTCCACAGTCAAAGGCCACTACTGGATGAGGAACGGCAAAGTGATCGAGTCATCCAAGCATAACTTGCCAACTCTCTACACCGAGCACAC CTTGGCTAAAATCGATTCCCATTCCGGTGGATTGTATGAGTGCGTCTTCCTTTCTGAGCCCGAGGTGAAAACAACCATTGAAGTCAAAA CTGCTCCACTTGTCTCTGCCTACAAACGCTCTGAGCATGGTAACGAGAAGGACAAgggtgtgctggtgtgtgttagTTATGGATACCCACTGCCCACTGACTGGAAGTGGTACAAACTGGAGGGAGAAGATAAGACG GCCATCACCAACGGTACCGACAGGTATGAGATCAAGAGCACCCCCAACAGGACCACCCTGACCATTGACAACCTGGACATCGCCATGGACATAGGCGACTACATTTGCGACGGCACGAGCGAGTTCGGCTCGACCTCCAACAAGGTCCACCTGCGCGTCCGCAGCCGGCTGGCCGCCCTCTGGCCCTTCCTGGGCATAGTGGCTGAGGTCATCATCCTGGTCAGCATCATCTTCATCTATGAGAAGACGAGAAAGCCTGATGAGATCAACGACG ATGATGACTCAGGATCTGCTCCcct GAAGAGCAATGCTAACACAGACCACAAGAACAAGGACGTCAGGCAAAGGAACTCCAactga